Part of the Streptomyces sp. NBC_01353 genome, TGCGCTACCCGGCCGAGGGGCTCGGCGAGGACGCGGTGCGCGAGATACGGCGTCTCAAGGCCCGGATGGAGACCGAGCGTCTGCCGCGCGGCGCGGATCCGACGCTCCACGCCAAGCTCGGCCGGGGCGGTCTGAGCGATGTCGAGTGGACGGTCCAGCTGTTCCAGATGCGGCACGGCTGGGCCGAACCGGGCCTGCGCACCACCCGCACCCGGGAGGCCCTGGCCGCCGCCCACGCGGCGGAGCTCCTCCCCACGGAGGAGGCACAGATCCTCGACGAGGCATGGGTCCTGGCGACCCGCGTCCGCAACGCGGTGATGCTGGTACGCGGCCGCCCGGGGGACACCTTCCCCTCGGACGGCCGCGAACTGGCGGCGGTCGGACGGTACTTGGGCTACACCCCCGGCCATGTCGGCGAGATGGTGGACGACTACCGCCGCATCACCCGGCGGGCCCGCGCGGTCGTCGAGGAGCTGTTCTACGGCGCGTAGGAACGGAGCGATGACGGCGGCGTCACTTCAATGCGGAGGCGCCTACGGAGTGTTCAGCAGCTTCCGGCAGTGCGCCAGGTACCCCGCGAGTGCCAGCTCGAAGGCCGCGTCCGCGCGGCCGTCGCCGATCGCGGCCAGGGCGCCCGCGAGTCTCGGGGTGGCCGTCTCGTCGGCGAGTTCCCACATGGCCTCGGGGGCGGCCATGTCGAGGGCCGAGCCGAGGACCAGGTTCTCCAGAGCGATGATCACCGGCATGACGTCGGGCAGGGCGAAGCCCGCGTCCAGGAGGAGGCCGACGGCTCGTTCGTACTGGAGGAGCACCTTCGGCGCGCGGACCGGTGACGTGGTGAGCAGCGGGATGGTCCGCGGGTGCGCGGCGAAGGCGGCGCGGTAGGAGCGCGCCCATGCCGCCATGGCCGCGTCCCAGGGGTCCCGGTCGAGCGTGCCGCCGTCGATGGCGTCGCAGACCCGCTCGCGCAGGAGCTCCACGATCCCGTCCCTGCCGTCCACATGGTGGTACACCGAAGCCGTCTGGGTGCCGAGCCGCCGAGCGATCTGCGGGACGCTGAAGTCGCCCTGCTCGTCGACGAGTTCGAGCGCCGTCGTGGTGATGCGCTCCCGGTCGAGCAAAGGGGTCCGCGGCCGTCCCATGTACCCGCTCTCTCTGTGAGGTCTTCCCGTACGCCGTGACGGAGGCTACATTGCCGCAAACCGAAAGCCTTTAGGTTTCCTTTCGCGGAAGGGCTTCCCCTCCCATGTCCTCATCCACCTCCGACGCGCCCAAGGGGCTGAGAACCGGCACCCTCTCCACCGCCGACGTCTCCTTCTTCGTCGTCTCAGCCGCCGCCCCGCTCACCGTCATGGCCGGCGTCGCCCCGATCGCCGTCGTCCTCGGCGGCATCGGCGCACCCGCCGGCTATCTCCTGGCCGGCATCACCCTGGCGGTCTTCGCCGTCGGATTCACCACCATGAGCCGCCACGTGAAGAGCGGCGGCGCCTTCTACGCCTACATCACCCGCGGCCTCGGCAAGCCCGTCGGTATCGCCGCCGCCCTGCTCGCCATGCTCGGCTACAACGGCATGGAGATCGGCGTCTACGGACTGCTCGGCACCGCCACCGCCGACACCGCGCAGGCCCTGTGGGGCGTCGACATCCCCTGGCTGCCCGTCTCCCTCGCCGGGCTCCTGCTCATCTGGTACGGCGGCTTCCGCTCCATCGACTTCGGCGCCAAGGTCCTCGGCGTCCTGCTCGTCGCCGAGACCGGCATCCTCGTCCTGCTCGCGGGCGGCGTGCTCCTCGACGGCGGCGCGGACGGGCTCTCCCTCG contains:
- a CDS encoding TetR/AcrR family transcriptional regulator C-terminal domain-containing protein — encoded protein: MGRPRTPLLDRERITTTALELVDEQGDFSVPQIARRLGTQTASVYHHVDGRDGIVELLRERVCDAIDGGTLDRDPWDAAMAAWARSYRAAFAAHPRTIPLLTTSPVRAPKVLLQYERAVGLLLDAGFALPDVMPVIIALENLVLGSALDMAAPEAMWELADETATPRLAGALAAIGDGRADAAFELALAGYLAHCRKLLNTP